Sequence from the Luteibacter aegosomaticola genome:
GCTGACGCGACCGATGTGGTGGCCTGCGGTGGCGGCGTGCACAACGCCGGATTGATGCATGCACTCGAGAGCCGCCTCGAAGGTCGCACGCTGCACTCAAGCACAGCCTTCGGCATCGATCCGGACTTCATGGAAGCCATGGGCTTTGCGTGGCTCGCGTTCCGCCGCTTGCGCGGCGAACCGGGCAACCTGCCCGCCGTCACCGGCGCGCATGGTCCGCGATTGCTCGGCGCCCTGTACGCCGCCCCCTGATAACGCGCGCTACCGCAGTTCTTCGGTAGCGTTGCGATCGTAAGATTTTGCTGCTTCGGAAAGTGACGCGGGCGAGGCCTGCGACAGAGCCGCAAGCGCTTCCTGGAACGCAGCCTGCTCGTCGGCATCCCACGCACCCGTGAGGTGTGCGATATCGCCTGGCTCAAGCAATAGCTCGTTAAACACGTCGCCCGGACTCAAGCCGAGCCCGTACCGCAACGCGTGCAGTATCACTTCGTTGATCGACCAGCGGCGTTCCCGAGCGAGCTGCTTGATACGCTCGGCCATCTGCTCGTCGATATGTCGCACCACGATATCCGGCACGTGCGTAACCTCCTTCGCGCATGCCCCCTGTGCCGGCGATCTTACACAGAATCGGCGGGGGCGCGCATATTGGCCGGGCGGCCTATTCCTCGGTCGCAGACGGCATGGGCAAGCCACGCCACAACACGGCGAGGACGGCGAGACAAGGCACGATAGACAATGTGCTCACCACGAACAGTGCGGTGTAGCCCGAATCCTTCACCAGGAAGCCGGAAAAACCACCCAGCAGCTTGCCGGGCAGGTTGGCCAGCGCGCTGAGGAGCGCGTACTGCGTCGCGGTGAAGCGCCGGTTCACCAGCCCCGACATGAAAGCGACGAGCACGGGTCCCGCAAAGCCCTGGGCAAAGTTGTCGCCCGAGAGCGTCGCCACGAACGCCCATGTCTCGCCCGGATTTTTTGACATGAGCAGGTAAAGCATGTTCGACAGCGCGACGCCAATGGCCGAAACCACCAGCAGGCGGCGCATATCGAACCGGGTCACCGCCCAGCCGCCGAGCAACGCGCCCACGATGCCGACGACCACGCCATACACCTTGGACACTTCCGCGATCTGCGTCTTGGTGAAGCCCGCATCGAGGTAGAACGGATAGGCCATGACGCCAAGCATCTGGTCGGGCAGGCGGAACAGCGCCACGAACAACAGCAACCCAAGCGCCAGCCCCACGCCATAGCGGGCGAAGAAATCGCGGAACGGGCCGATGAAGCTTTCCTGCACGGCGACCGACAGCGGCACGCGCTCACGCACGCGGTGTTCCGGCTCTCGCGCCACCAGCACCGTCACCACGGGGATCAGCAGCAGCACGCAGATGGCCATGTAGCCCTTCTGCCACCCCAGCGCGTCGGCCACGATAAGGATGCCCGCGCCACCCGCGATCAGGCCCAGGCGGTAGCCCAGCGTATAGGTGGCGGCGAGCGCACCCTGAGCTTCCGGCGGTGCAATTTCCACACGGTATGCATCGACGGCGATATCGACCGTGGCGCCCGCGAATGCGGCGAGCAGGGTCATGCCAAGGAACTTCTCCAGCGACTCGGAGGGCGGCATCGAGGCCATGCCGAACAAGCCGACAGCCAGCAGCAGCAAGGCGAACAGCAGCCAGCCGCGACGCTGGCCAAGGCGGCAGAACAACGGCAGGCGCAGCTTGTCGACCGCGGGCGCCCACAGGAACTTGAAGTTATAGGCGAAGGTGACAAAGCTCGCGACGCCAATGGCGCCGTAATCGACACCTGATTCTTTCAGCCACGCGGAAAGCGTGTTGCCCACCAGCAGGAACGGCAGCCCCGAGGCCAGGCCCAGGAAGAGCATGACCACCGAGCCCGGCTGGGCAAACGCGGAGAACAACCCGCGCCAGCCCTTGTAGCGCGCCTTCTCCTGCGCTTGGCTCACTCGGCGTAGTCCACGGTGAACGGGGCATGGTCAGAGAAGCGCTCGTCGCGGTAGATGGAGCAATCGCGCAGGCGGTCGCGCAGGCCCGGCGTGACGATCTGGTAATCGATGCGCCAACCCACGTTGTTCGCGCGCGCCTGGCCGCGGTTGCTCCACCAGGTGTACTCGACCGCATCGGGCTTGAGCGCGCGGAAGCTATCCACCCAGCCGATCTCCTGGAAGAGCAGATCGAGCCATGCACGCTCCTCGGGCAGGCAGCCGGAGTTCTTCTGGTTCGAGGTCCAGTTCTTGATGTCGTTCTTCGTGTGGACGATGTTCCAGTCACCACACAGCACGTACTCGCGGCCGCTGGCGGCCCACTCACGGAAGATGGGTGTGAGCCACTCCATGATCCGGAACTTGTACTGCTGGCGTTCGTCGCCCGACGAACCCGACGGAATATAGAACGAGACCACGCTGAGATTGCCGTAGCGCGCCTCGATATAGCGGCCCTCGCAATCGAAATCCTCGCGGCCCAGCGACGTGCGGACTTCGTCCGGCTCGCGCTTCGAATAAATGGCCACGCCGCTGTAGCCCTTTTTGCTGCGGGCATCGTGATAGAAGCAGTGATGGCCGTCCGGGCGGAACATCGGATCGGTCAGCTGCGCTTCCTGCGCCTTGGTTTCCTGCAGGCAGACGACGTCGGCGTCCTGCTTGCGGAGCCACTCGAACACACCCTTGGTGGCGGCGGAACGAATGCCGTTGGCGTTCAGCGAAATGATGCGCATGGGATCTCGGGTCGATAAGCGATGGGCCCATGATAGCAACCGGGGCGCACCCGGGCGTCGCGCGGTACCATGGCCGCCTTTGCTTTCACCGGGAACCTACCGCCGTGCACGATTACCAGCGCGAATTCATCGAGCTCACGCTCGCCCGCGACGTCCTCCGCTTCGGCGAGTTCACCCTCAAATCCGGCCGTACCAGCCCGTACTTCTTCAACATGGGCCGGATCGATTCCGGCGCGGCCCTCGCGCGCCTCGGCCGCTCGTACGCGGCTGCCGCCGTCCGCTCGGGCGTGGCGTTCGACATGCTGTTCGGGCCGGCCTATAAGGGCATCGCGCTGGCCGCGGCTACCGCGATCGCGCT
This genomic interval carries:
- a CDS encoding exodeoxyribonuclease III, giving the protein MRIISLNANGIRSAATKGVFEWLRKQDADVVCLQETKAQEAQLTDPMFRPDGHHCFYHDARSKKGYSGVAIYSKREPDEVRTSLGREDFDCEGRYIEARYGNLSVVSFYIPSGSSGDERQQYKFRIMEWLTPIFREWAASGREYVLCGDWNIVHTKNDIKNWTSNQKNSGCLPEERAWLDLLFQEIGWVDSFRALKPDAVEYTWWSNRGQARANNVGWRIDYQIVTPGLRDRLRDCSIYRDERFSDHAPFTVDYAE
- a CDS encoding AmpG family muropeptide MFS transporter, which translates into the protein MLFLGLASGLPFLLVGNTLSAWLKESGVDYGAIGVASFVTFAYNFKFLWAPAVDKLRLPLFCRLGQRRGWLLFALLLLAVGLFGMASMPPSESLEKFLGMTLLAAFAGATVDIAVDAYRVEIAPPEAQGALAATYTLGYRLGLIAGGAGILIVADALGWQKGYMAICVLLLIPVVTVLVAREPEHRVRERVPLSVAVQESFIGPFRDFFARYGVGLALGLLLFVALFRLPDQMLGVMAYPFYLDAGFTKTQIAEVSKVYGVVVGIVGALLGGWAVTRFDMRRLLVVSAIGVALSNMLYLLMSKNPGETWAFVATLSGDNFAQGFAGPVLVAFMSGLVNRRFTATQYALLSALANLPGKLLGGFSGFLVKDSGYTALFVVSTLSIVPCLAVLAVLWRGLPMPSATEE